One window of Camelina sativa cultivar DH55 chromosome 4, Cs, whole genome shotgun sequence genomic DNA carries:
- the LOC104780984 gene encoding glutamate receptor 3.6-like isoform X2, protein MKWVLLMLVVCYAVPLHGLTKIVSARPKAVNIGAVFTFNSLIGKVIKVATDAAVEDVNASPSILNTTTLRIIMHDTKFNGFMSIMEPLHFMESETVAIIGPQRSTTARVVAHVATELKVPILSFSATDPTMSPLQFPFFIRTAHNDLFQMAAIADIVQFYGWREVVAIYGDDDYGRNGVASLGDRLAEKRCRISYKAALPPRPTRENITDLLIKVALSESRIIVIHASFIWGLELFNVAQNLGMMSTGYVWIATNWLSTIIDTDSPLPLDTINNIQGVIALRPHTPNSIMKQNFVQRWRNLTHVGLSTYGLYAYDTVWLLAQAIEDFFQKGGNVSFSKNPILSELVGGNLHLDALKVFDGGKMFLESILQVDRIGLTGRMKFNRDRNLVNPEFDVLNVIGTGYRTIGYWSNHLGLSVVPADERQSTSFSGQKLHSVVWPGQTTKVPRGWVFSNNGRHLRIGVPNRYRSEEVVSVKSNGMITGFCVDVFTAALNLLPYAVPFELVAFGNGHDNPSNSELVRLITTGVYDAGVGDITIITERTKMADFTQPYVESGLVVVAPVRKLGSSAMAFLRPFTPQMWLITAASFLIVGAVIWCLEHKHNDAFRGPPCRQFITTFWFSFSTLFFSHRETTTSSLGRIVLIIWLFVVLIINSSYTASLTSILTVHQLSSPIKGIETLQANHDPIGYPKGSFVRDYLVHELNIHESRLVPLSSPEEYDKALRDGPGKGGVAAVVDERAYIELFLSNRCISA, encoded by the exons ATGAAGTGGGTTTTGCTTATGCTCGTCGTCTGCTATGCAGTTCCTTTACATGGTCTCACCAAAATTGTCTCTGCTAGACCCAAAGCTGTGAACATTGGTGCGGTTTTCACATTCAATTCTCTCATTGGTAAAGTTATCAAAGTTGCTACGGATGCTGCTGTTGAGGACGTAAATGCTAGTCCCAGCATTCTTAACACCACTACACTTCGGATCATCATGCATGACACAAAATTCAATGGATTCATGAGCATCATGGAAC CTCTACATTTCATGGAGTCTGAGACAGTGGCCATAATTGGCCCTCAGAGATCAACAACCGCCCGTGTAGTAGCTCATGTTGCAACAGAACTAAAAGTTCCTATACTATCCTTCTCTGCAACAGACCCTACTATGTCTCCTCTACAGTTCCCTTTCTTCATCAGAACCGCACATAATGATCTTTTCCAGATGGCCGCCATAGCAGACATTGTTCAATTCTATGGTTGGAGAGAGGTGGTAGCAATATATGGCGATGATGATTATGGCCGAAATGGGGTAGCTTCCTTGGGAGACAGGTTAGCGGAGAAGCGCTGCAGAATATCATACAAAGCAGCTTTGCCCCCAAGACCTACCAGAGAAAACATCACCGACTTGCTGATTAAGGTAGCTTTGAGTGAGTCAAGGATCATTGTCATTCACGCTTCTTTCATCTGGGGCCTAGAATTGTTCAATGTGGCTCAGAATCTTGGTATGATGAGCACTGGTTATGTGTGGATTGCTACCAACTGGCTTTCTACAATCATAGACACAGACTCTCCTCTGCCACTGGACACCATAAATAACATTCAAGGGGTCATTGCGCTACGCCCGCACACTCCCAACTCTATCATGAAGCAGAATTTTGTTCAAAGGTGGCGTAACTTAACTCATGTTGGACTGAGCACTTATGGACTGTATGCTTATGACACTGTCTGGCTGCTTGCTCAAGCCATTGAAGATTTCTTCCAAAAAGGTGGAAACGTTTCCTTTTCGAAGAATCCGATTCTATCTGAGCTTGTGGGTGGAAACTTGCACCTTGATGCTCTAAAAGTCTTTGATGGAGGAAAGATGTTTCTTGAGAGCATCTTACAGGTTGATAGAATTGGCTTAACCGGTAGGATGAAGTTTAATAGAGACCGGAACCTTGTAAACCCAGAATTTGATGTGCTTAATGTCATTGGCACTGGTTACAGGACAATAGGTTACTGGTCTAATCATTTAGGCTTGTCTGTGGTGCCGGCTGACGAGCGGCAGAGCACATCTTTTTCAGGACAGAAGCTTCATAGTGTTGTTTGGCCAGGACAGACAACAAAAGTTCCCCGTGGATGGGTGTTCTCGAACAATGGTAGGCATTTGAGGATTGGAGTTCCAAATCGTTACAGGTCCGAAGAGGTTGTCTCAGTTAAAAGCAACGGGATGATCACTGGCTTCTGTGTTGATGTCTTCACTGCTGCTCTCAATTTATTACCTTATGCAGTCCCGTTTGAGCTTGTAGCTTTTGGGAATGGACATGACAATCCAAGTAACTCTGAGCTTGTCCGCTTGATAACGACTGGG GTCTACGATGCAGGTGTTGGTGATATTACCATCATAACAGAGCGAACCAAAATGGCAGATTTTACTCAGCCGTATGTGGAGTCAGGGCTAGTGGTCGTGGCTCCTGTTCGGAAGTTGGGTTCCAGTGCTATGGCGTTCTTGAGGCCGTTCACACCCCAGATGTGGCTTATTACAGCTGCGTCTTTCCTCATAGTCGGTGCTGTTATTTGGTGTCTGGAGCACAAACACAATGACGCGTTTCGAGGCCCTCCTTGTAGACAATTTATCACAACTTTCTG GTTCAGCTTttcaactctcttcttctcgcATA GAGAGACTACCACCAGCAGTCTGGGAAGAATAGTGCTGATAATATGGCTATTCGTGGTTCTCATAATTAACTCTAGTTATACCGCGAGCCTCACATCAATCCTCACAGTTCATCAGCTGTCTTCGCCAATCAAAGGCATAGAAACTTTGCAAGCAAACCATGATCCTATTGGGTATCCAAAAGGCTCCTTTGTCAGAGACTATCTGGTCCACGAACTCAATATACATGAGTCAAGACTTGTCCCTCTTAGCTCTCCAGAGGAATATGATAAAGCCTTGAGAGATGGTCCAGGAAAAGGTGgtgttgctgctgttgttgaTGAACGTGCTTACATAGAGCTTTTCCTTTCAAACAGAT GCATTTCCGCGTAA
- the LOC104780984 gene encoding glutamate receptor 3.6-like isoform X1, translated as MKWVLLMLVVCYAVPLHGLTKIVSARPKAVNIGAVFTFNSLIGKVIKVATDAAVEDVNASPSILNTTTLRIIMHDTKFNGFMSIMEPLHFMESETVAIIGPQRSTTARVVAHVATELKVPILSFSATDPTMSPLQFPFFIRTAHNDLFQMAAIADIVQFYGWREVVAIYGDDDYGRNGVASLGDRLAEKRCRISYKAALPPRPTRENITDLLIKVALSESRIIVIHASFIWGLELFNVAQNLGMMSTGYVWIATNWLSTIIDTDSPLPLDTINNIQGVIALRPHTPNSIMKQNFVQRWRNLTHVGLSTYGLYAYDTVWLLAQAIEDFFQKGGNVSFSKNPILSELVGGNLHLDALKVFDGGKMFLESILQVDRIGLTGRMKFNRDRNLVNPEFDVLNVIGTGYRTIGYWSNHLGLSVVPADERQSTSFSGQKLHSVVWPGQTTKVPRGWVFSNNGRHLRIGVPNRYRSEEVVSVKSNGMITGFCVDVFTAALNLLPYAVPFELVAFGNGHDNPSNSELVRLITTGVYDAGVGDITIITERTKMADFTQPYVESGLVVVAPVRKLGSSAMAFLRPFTPQMWLITAASFLIVGAVIWCLEHKHNDAFRGPPCRQFITTFWFSFSTLFFSHRETTTSSLGRIVLIIWLFVVLIINSSYTASLTSILTVHQLSSPIKGIETLQANHDPIGYPKGSFVRDYLVHELNIHESRLVPLSSPEEYDKALRDGPGKGGVAAVVDERAYIELFLSNRCEFGIVGKEFTKNGWGFAFPRNSPLAVDVSAAILQLSENGDMQRIRDKWLLRKACSLQGAEIEVDRLELKSFWGLFVVCGVACILALAVYTVLMIRQFGQQYPEEAEGSIRRRISPSARIHSFLSFVKEKEEDARGRSSRGRQLEDISVNGSSRCN; from the exons ATGAAGTGGGTTTTGCTTATGCTCGTCGTCTGCTATGCAGTTCCTTTACATGGTCTCACCAAAATTGTCTCTGCTAGACCCAAAGCTGTGAACATTGGTGCGGTTTTCACATTCAATTCTCTCATTGGTAAAGTTATCAAAGTTGCTACGGATGCTGCTGTTGAGGACGTAAATGCTAGTCCCAGCATTCTTAACACCACTACACTTCGGATCATCATGCATGACACAAAATTCAATGGATTCATGAGCATCATGGAAC CTCTACATTTCATGGAGTCTGAGACAGTGGCCATAATTGGCCCTCAGAGATCAACAACCGCCCGTGTAGTAGCTCATGTTGCAACAGAACTAAAAGTTCCTATACTATCCTTCTCTGCAACAGACCCTACTATGTCTCCTCTACAGTTCCCTTTCTTCATCAGAACCGCACATAATGATCTTTTCCAGATGGCCGCCATAGCAGACATTGTTCAATTCTATGGTTGGAGAGAGGTGGTAGCAATATATGGCGATGATGATTATGGCCGAAATGGGGTAGCTTCCTTGGGAGACAGGTTAGCGGAGAAGCGCTGCAGAATATCATACAAAGCAGCTTTGCCCCCAAGACCTACCAGAGAAAACATCACCGACTTGCTGATTAAGGTAGCTTTGAGTGAGTCAAGGATCATTGTCATTCACGCTTCTTTCATCTGGGGCCTAGAATTGTTCAATGTGGCTCAGAATCTTGGTATGATGAGCACTGGTTATGTGTGGATTGCTACCAACTGGCTTTCTACAATCATAGACACAGACTCTCCTCTGCCACTGGACACCATAAATAACATTCAAGGGGTCATTGCGCTACGCCCGCACACTCCCAACTCTATCATGAAGCAGAATTTTGTTCAAAGGTGGCGTAACTTAACTCATGTTGGACTGAGCACTTATGGACTGTATGCTTATGACACTGTCTGGCTGCTTGCTCAAGCCATTGAAGATTTCTTCCAAAAAGGTGGAAACGTTTCCTTTTCGAAGAATCCGATTCTATCTGAGCTTGTGGGTGGAAACTTGCACCTTGATGCTCTAAAAGTCTTTGATGGAGGAAAGATGTTTCTTGAGAGCATCTTACAGGTTGATAGAATTGGCTTAACCGGTAGGATGAAGTTTAATAGAGACCGGAACCTTGTAAACCCAGAATTTGATGTGCTTAATGTCATTGGCACTGGTTACAGGACAATAGGTTACTGGTCTAATCATTTAGGCTTGTCTGTGGTGCCGGCTGACGAGCGGCAGAGCACATCTTTTTCAGGACAGAAGCTTCATAGTGTTGTTTGGCCAGGACAGACAACAAAAGTTCCCCGTGGATGGGTGTTCTCGAACAATGGTAGGCATTTGAGGATTGGAGTTCCAAATCGTTACAGGTCCGAAGAGGTTGTCTCAGTTAAAAGCAACGGGATGATCACTGGCTTCTGTGTTGATGTCTTCACTGCTGCTCTCAATTTATTACCTTATGCAGTCCCGTTTGAGCTTGTAGCTTTTGGGAATGGACATGACAATCCAAGTAACTCTGAGCTTGTCCGCTTGATAACGACTGGG GTCTACGATGCAGGTGTTGGTGATATTACCATCATAACAGAGCGAACCAAAATGGCAGATTTTACTCAGCCGTATGTGGAGTCAGGGCTAGTGGTCGTGGCTCCTGTTCGGAAGTTGGGTTCCAGTGCTATGGCGTTCTTGAGGCCGTTCACACCCCAGATGTGGCTTATTACAGCTGCGTCTTTCCTCATAGTCGGTGCTGTTATTTGGTGTCTGGAGCACAAACACAATGACGCGTTTCGAGGCCCTCCTTGTAGACAATTTATCACAACTTTCTG GTTCAGCTTttcaactctcttcttctcgcATA GAGAGACTACCACCAGCAGTCTGGGAAGAATAGTGCTGATAATATGGCTATTCGTGGTTCTCATAATTAACTCTAGTTATACCGCGAGCCTCACATCAATCCTCACAGTTCATCAGCTGTCTTCGCCAATCAAAGGCATAGAAACTTTGCAAGCAAACCATGATCCTATTGGGTATCCAAAAGGCTCCTTTGTCAGAGACTATCTGGTCCACGAACTCAATATACATGAGTCAAGACTTGTCCCTCTTAGCTCTCCAGAGGAATATGATAAAGCCTTGAGAGATGGTCCAGGAAAAGGTGgtgttgctgctgttgttgaTGAACGTGCTTACATAGAGCTTTTCCTTTCAAACAGATGTGAGTTTGGCATAGTTGGTAAAGAGTTCACAAAAAACGGATGGGGATTT GCATTTCCGCGTAACTCGCCTTTGGCGGTGGATGTGTCCGCGGCAATTCTGCAGCTATCAGAAAATGGAGATATGCAGAGAATTCGGGACAAATGGTTGCTGAGGAAAGCATGCTCTCTGCAAGGCGCAGAGATAGAAGTGGATAGGCTGGAGCTTAAGAGCTTTTGGGGATTGTTTGTGGTGTGTGGAGTGGCATGCATACTTGCTCTTGCAGTGTACACAGTGTTGATGATACGTCAGTTCGGACAACAATATCCTGAAGAAGCAGAGGGTTCTATCAGGAGAAGAATCTCACCATCCGCACGTATCCACtcctttctctcctttgttaaagagaaagaagaagatgccaGGGGTCGGTCCTCAAGGGGAAGGCAGCTTGAAGATATCTCTGTTAATGGTTCAAGTCGCTGCAACTAA
- the LOC104784012 gene encoding probable protein phosphatase 2C 47 encodes TEHFGSSTGAFYGVFDGHGGVDAASFTKDNIMKLVMEDKHFPTSTKKATRSAFVKTDHALADASCLDRSSGTTALTALILDKTMLIANAGDSRAVLGKRGRAIELSKDHKPNCTSERLRIEKLGGVIYDGYLNGQLSVARALGDWHIKGAKGSLCPLSCEPELEEIVLTEEDEFLIMGCDGLWDVMSSQCAVTMVRRELMQHNDPEKSSQAQVKEALQRNSCDNLTVVVVCFSLEPPPRIEIPKSHKRRSISAEGLDLLKGVLNEL; translated from the exons ACAGAGCATTTCGGATCATCCACTGGAGCTTTCTATGGG GTGTTTGATGGACATGGAGGTGTTGATGCTGCATCATTCACAAAGGATAACATTATGAAGCTTGTAATGGAAGACAAACATTTCCCAACCAGCACTAAGAAGGCAACAAGGAGTGCTTTCGTCAAGACTGATCATGCTTTAGCTGATGCTTCTTGTCTCGATAGATCATCTGGTACCACTGCACTCACTGCTCTCATCTTGGACAAGACCATGTTGATTGCGAACGCTGGTGACTCCAGAGCGGTGTTGGGGAAACGTGGCAGAGCTATTGAGCTATCAAAGGACCACAAGCCCAACTGTACTTCTGAGCGGCTACGTATTGAGAAGCTTGGTGGTGTTATCTATGATGGTTATCTTAACGGGCAGCTCTCTGTGGCTCGAGCTTTAGGAGATTGGCACATTAAGGGAGCTAAAGGTTCACTCTGTCCGCTTAGCTGTGAGCCTGAGCTGGAGGAGATTGTGCTGACTGAGGAGGATGAGTTTCTTATAATGGGATGTGATGGACTCTGGGATGTGATGAGCAGCCAGTGTGCTGTGACAATGGTTAGGAGGGAGCTGATGCAGCATAATGATCCTGAGAAATCCTCTCAAGCTCAGGTCAAGGAGGCACTTCAACGCAACAGCTGTGATAATCTTACTGTAGTGGTTGTCTGTTTCTCTCTGGAACCGCCTCCTCGGATTGAGATCCCTAAGTCGCATAAGAGGAGGAGCATCTCTGCAGAGGGATTGGATCTCCTCAAAGGCGTTTTGAACGAGTTGTGA
- the LOC104784011 gene encoding probable protein phosphatase 2C 47, whose product MLIANAGDSRAVLGKRGRAIELSKDHKPNCTSERLRIEKLGGVIYDGYLNGQLSVARALGDWHIKGAKGSLCPLSCEPELEEIVLTEEDEFLIMGCDGLWDVMSSQCAVTMVRRELMQHNDPEKSSQAQVKEALQRNSCDNLTVVVVCFSLEPPPRIEIPKSHKRRSISAEGLDLLKGVLNEL is encoded by the coding sequence ATGTTGATTGCGAACGCTGGTGACTCCAGAGCGGTGTTGGGGAAACGTGGCAGAGCTATTGAGCTATCAAAGGACCACAAGCCCAACTGTACTTCTGAGCGGCTACGTATTGAGAAGCTTGGTGGTGTTATCTATGATGGTTATCTTAACGGGCAGCTCTCTGTGGCTCGAGCTTTAGGAGATTGGCACATTAAGGGAGCTAAAGGTTCACTCTGTCCGCTTAGCTGTGAGCCTGAGCTGGAGGAGATTGTGCTGACTGAGGAGGATGAGTTTCTTATAATGGGATGTGATGGACTCTGGGATGTGATGAGCAGCCAGTGTGCTGTGACAATGGTTAGGAGGGAGCTGATGCAGCATAATGATCCTGAGAAATCCTCTCAAGCTCAGGTCAAGGAGGCACTTCAACGCAACAGCTGTGATAATCTTACTGTAGTGGTTGTCTGTTTCTCTCTGGAACCGCCTCCTCGGATTGAGATCCCTAAGTCGCATAAGAGGAGGAGCATCTCTGCAGAGGGATTGGATCTCCTCAAAGGCGTTTTGAACGAGTTGTGA
- the LOC104780982 gene encoding probable protein phosphatase 2C 47: MAPVTEVSPMINTLDVTDDKMANLSSSGKPPRNNISAMRHCNSTAWLIDSEGDERFGAKSPEGVNSTFQPVFRSGSWSDKGPKQSMEDEFICVDDLTEHFGSSTGAFYGVFDGHGGVDAASFTKDNIMKLVMEDKHFPTSTKKATRSAFVKTDHALADASCLDRSSGTTALTALILDKTMLIANAGDSRAVLGKRGRAIELSKDHKPNCTSERLRIEKLGGVIYDGYLNGQLSVARALGDWHIKGAKGSLCPLSCEPELEEIVLTEEDEFLIMGCDGLWDVMSSQCAVTMVRRELMQHNDPEKSSQAQVKEALQRNSCDNLTVVVVCFSLEPPPRIEIPKSHKRRSISAEGLDLLKGVLNEL; encoded by the exons ATGGCACCGGTTACTGAAGTTTCTCCGATGATTAACACTTTGGACGTTACAGATGACAAAATGGCTAACCTCAGCTCCTCTGGCAAGCCTCCTAGGAACAACATCTCTGCAATGCGCCATTGCAATAGCACTGCTTGGTTGATCGATTCC GAGGGAGATGAGAGATTTGGTGCAAAATCTCCTGAAGGAGTAAACTCAACGTTCCAGCCTGTGTTCAGATCTGGAAGCTGGTCTGATAAAGGACCGAAGCAATCTATGGAAGATGAATTCATTTGTGTGGATGATCTTACAGAGCATTTCGGATCATCCACTGGAGCTTTCTATGGG GTGTTTGATGGACATGGAGGTGTTGATGCTGCATCATTCACAAAGGATAACATTATGAAGCTTGTAATGGAAGACAAACATTTCCCAACCAGCACTAAGAAGGCAACAAGGAGTGCTTTCGTCAAGACTGATCATGCTTTAGCTGATGCTTCTTGTCTCGATAGATCATCTGGTACCACTGCACTCACTGCTCTCATCTTGGACAAGACCATGTTGATTGCGAACGCTGGTGACTCCAGAGCGGTGTTGGGGAAACGTGGCAGAGCTATTGAGCTATCAAAGGACCACAAGCCCAACTGTACTTCTGAGCGGCTACGTATTGAGAAGCTTGGTGGTGTTATCTATGATGGTTATCTTAACGGGCAGCTCTCTGTGGCTCGAGCTTTAGGAGATTGGCACATTAAGGGAGCTAAAGGTTCACTCTGTCCGCTTAGCTGTGAGCCTGAGCTGGAGGAGATTGTGCTGACTGAGGAGGATGAGTTTCTTATAATGGGATGTGATGGACTCTGGGATGTGATGAGCAGCCAGTGTGCTGTGACAATGGTTAGGAGGGAGCTGATGCAGCATAATGATCCTGAGAAATCCTCTCAAGCTCAGGTCAAGGAGGCACTTCAACGCAACAGCTGTGATAATCTTACTGTAGTGGTTGTCTGTTTCTCTCTGGAACCGCCTCCTCGGATTGAGATCCCTAAGTCGCATAAGAGGAGGAGCATCTCTGCAGAGGGATTGGATCTCCTCAAAGGCGTTTTGAACGAGTTGTGA